Within Desulfolithobacter dissulfuricans, the genomic segment GTCCGATACCAAGTTCCTTGAGGCACTCGTGCACCGGCTGGTAATTGAGAGGAATGGTCCAGCCGGCCATGTGGGCTGCCCTGGCCGCCGGGTCGTCCGGGGACATCTGCAGGAGGATGATGGCGATCTTCTGGGCAAACTCGGCCGGTACATGCTGCAGCTTGGCAATGGGCCATTCGGGATAGAGGGCTGTGCTCAGGAGAAAGGGAAACGATTGCTCCTTGCAGGTCTGGTCATGGAGAACCCGGATGTCGGTCAGGTTGATCTTGCCCTCCAGGGCCATCCGTTCCAGGGTATCCGTGCGCACGGTACCCACATCCACCTCCTGGTTCAGGACCGCGTAGACCACGGCATCGTGGGTGCCGCCGAATCTGAGCTCGGCAATGTCGCGCCGGGGATCGATGCCGTGGCGGAGCAGGTGACGCCAGGCCATCTGCCAGCCACCGAAGGACTGTCTGGCCACTGCCATGAATCGTTTCCCGCGCAGATCTGCATAGGAGGTGATGTCGCCTCGGTCTGCCCGGGAGAAGATCACCCCGCCGAATCGGGTCAGGACCCGGTTGAGCCGGCGGTTTTTCAGGGTGGCGATCCGGCTGATATTGAATTCTTCTTCCAGGCTTACATAAAACGACGGGTTGGTCAGGATGAAGTCCACGCTTCCGTTGCTCACCGCCGGGGCCAGTTCGTTGAAATCCAGCGGGACGATGGTGAAACGGAAATCCGGCATGTTCTTGTGGAGATATCTGGCGGTTGGGCTCCATTTTTCCAGGCATTTTTCCTTGCCCCGCTTGGCCAGTACCCCGATCCTGACCAGGCCCTGGTCGGACTCCACCCGGGCCTGGCCCACGCCCGGGACCAGGAGAAAAGAACCGATCAGCAGGTAGCAGATAACTCCACTCGTCCAGGCCGGGAAGATCCTGCCCAGGCTGGCCTGGAGCAAAGAGAATGTGTTACGCATCTTCATTCTTCCATACTCCTTTCTTCGAGCAAGTTCCAGAAACCCTGCCACTGGTCCCCCTGTCCAGCCAGCCCGAGTCGGTCCAGGTAAGCTTCGTCGAGCTCTGGTACGCAGCCCGGTAGCAGGGAACCGTTGTTTTGGTGGTAGAGTACATCGGCAATATGAACGGCCAGGGCCGGGCTGAAGCTCTCTTCGGGAAAGTCGCTGAGCCGGTGGTGAAAGCCGATGGCCTCGATCACCGGCGATGGCAATCCCCAGAGTCCGAGTAGATAGGCTCCCACGTCGTCATGGCTGGCCTGGAAGATCTCTTTTTCCGCCATGTGCAGACATATCTCCCGCTCCCCGGCCAGCCGCACGGCCTGTTCAAACTGATCGGGCAGGGTGGAGAGAAGAATCAGTTTGCCGATGTCATGGAGGATGCCGGCAATGAAGCTGTTGTCAGCCAGTTCCCTGTTATCGGACTTGGATATGGCAATTTCCCTGGCGAGCCTGCCGGTTTTCAGGCTGTGTTCCCAAAGGGCGTCCACGGAAAAGAACGAGGAGGTGGTCTTGAGCTCGGTAAAAACCTGGACCCCGAGGACCAGGGCCTTGATGGTGTCCAGGCCCAGCAGGTTGACGGCCCGGCTTGGGCTGTCGATGGTTTTGTAGAGACCGAAAAAGGCCGAGTTCACCAGCTGCAGCACCTTGGCGCTCATGGCGAGATCCTGTTCAATAAGGTGGGCCACGTCCTGGATGGAGGAATCTGGATCGCGCAGCAGCCGCTGGAGGTCGGCATAAAGGGAGGGCAGGCTGGGCAGGGAACCCAGCCGCGAGATCAGGATCTTCAGTTGATCGTTGGTTATCAAGTCATGGAGGGCCGTGGCCCTGTCCAGTACGGCTTTGAGCTGTTCAGGGGAACAGGGTTTGGAGAGGAACTGATGGACCACCCCGACGGTC encodes:
- a CDS encoding response regulator gives rise to the protein MSKKRILFVDDEPNILSGLRRMLRPMRHQWVLAFADSGREALKVMAEEPFDVVVSDMRMPGMDGAELLTLIQETYPHAIRIMLTGHADEKAILRTVGVVHQFLSKPCSPEQLKAVLDRATALHDLITNDQLKILISRLGSLPSLPSLYADLQRLLRDPDSSIQDVAHLIEQDLAMSAKVLQLVNSAFFGLYKTIDSPSRAVNLLGLDTIKALVLGVQVFTELKTTSSFFSVDALWEHSLKTGRLAREIAISKSDNRELADNSFIAGILHDIGKLILLSTLPDQFEQAVRLAGEREICLHMAEKEIFQASHDDVGAYLLGLWGLPSPVIEAIGFHHRLSDFPEESFSPALAVHIADVLYHQNNGSLLPGCVPELDEAYLDRLGLAGQGDQWQGFWNLLEERSMEE